One part of the Tautonia rosea genome encodes these proteins:
- a CDS encoding 3-ketoacyl-ACP reductase, translated as MARFMGMVEHRVAVVTGGSRGIGRGIVEALAAEGFAVVVNYRSDAASAKATCQSAERLGAPATLAVQADVADLDQGRALIDETLEVFGRVDLLVNNAGVAPLQRSDLLETTPESWDRVIGINLRGPFFLSQYAARVMVDRKDLGGPIAPMIIFVTSVSSRFASTNRAEYCVSKAGVSMVAQLFAVGLAEQGIRVFEVRPGIIATDMTVGVRDTYERRIAEGLSPIRRWGTPEDVGRAVASLASGAFEFSTGQVLHVDGGLHLRRL; from the coding sequence GTGGCCCGGTTCATGGGGATGGTCGAGCATCGCGTGGCGGTTGTGACCGGTGGAAGCCGGGGCATAGGCCGAGGAATCGTCGAGGCACTGGCTGCCGAAGGGTTCGCCGTGGTCGTCAACTACCGATCGGACGCCGCCTCGGCCAAGGCAACCTGCCAATCAGCCGAGCGATTGGGGGCACCCGCGACGCTTGCGGTACAGGCCGATGTGGCCGACCTGGATCAAGGTCGAGCGTTGATCGACGAGACCCTTGAGGTCTTCGGTCGAGTCGATCTGCTGGTCAACAATGCGGGGGTGGCTCCCTTGCAACGATCCGATCTACTGGAGACGACCCCCGAAAGCTGGGACCGGGTGATCGGGATCAACCTCCGCGGACCGTTTTTTCTCTCGCAATATGCCGCCCGGGTCATGGTCGATCGGAAGGATCTCGGCGGCCCGATTGCCCCGATGATCATTTTCGTGACCTCGGTTTCGAGTCGCTTTGCCAGCACCAACCGGGCGGAGTACTGTGTCTCAAAGGCCGGTGTGAGCATGGTCGCTCAGCTCTTCGCCGTCGGCCTAGCGGAGCAGGGGATCCGGGTCTTCGAGGTGCGGCCGGGAATCATCGCCACCGACATGACCGTCGGAGTACGGGACACTTACGAACGACGGATTGCCGAGGGGCTCAGTCCGATCCGGCGCTGGGGAACCCCCGAAGACGTTGGCCGAGCGGTCGCGAGTCTGGCGTCCGGGGCCTTCGAGTTCTCGACCGGGCAGGTTCTCCACGTGGATGGAGGACTTCATCTCAGAAGGCTTTGA
- a CDS encoding RNA polymerase sigma factor, translating into MQSRTLPDRQIAPERGGFLIWKDDASVMSSDAIPERLTELPTDWHLVRTAHEEGPEGREAMRHLIGRYHDAVERYLRLKLRDPNLADEVLQEFWIKLLNHKLAGADNTKGRFRDYLRTVLHRLIIDHFRGRKLQPLPPGELPDPSIPDGEFDRVWREAVIKRVLARLDTYEAQNPKNRYARVLNLRIKSPQASIEELTEQLAQSSREHLSPEAFRKTLQRAREKFVELLESELRDGITHPSQADIEAEIYDLGLGAFYQRYRKKEDR; encoded by the coding sequence ATGCAGTCCCGAACGCTTCCGGACCGCCAGATCGCTCCGGAGCGCGGCGGCTTCTTGATCTGGAAGGACGACGCTTCCGTGATGTCCAGTGATGCGATCCCCGAGCGACTGACGGAATTGCCGACCGACTGGCACCTGGTCCGAACGGCCCACGAAGAAGGCCCGGAAGGTCGGGAAGCCATGCGGCATCTGATCGGTCGCTACCACGATGCCGTGGAACGCTACCTCCGCCTCAAGCTTCGCGATCCCAACCTCGCCGACGAGGTCCTTCAGGAGTTCTGGATCAAGCTCCTGAACCATAAACTTGCCGGGGCCGACAACACCAAGGGCCGATTCCGAGACTACCTTCGCACCGTTCTCCATCGCCTGATCATTGACCACTTCCGAGGCCGGAAACTTCAGCCGCTGCCTCCTGGCGAGTTACCCGATCCGTCCATCCCCGACGGCGAGTTCGACCGCGTGTGGCGCGAGGCGGTCATCAAACGTGTCCTCGCTCGGCTCGACACCTACGAGGCCCAGAATCCCAAGAACCGCTACGCTCGTGTCCTGAACCTTCGGATCAAGAGCCCTCAGGCTTCGATCGAGGAACTGACCGAACAACTCGCCCAGAGTAGCCGAGAGCACCTCAGTCCCGAAGCCTTTCGCAAGACCCTGCAACGGGCTCGGGAAAAATTTGTCGAATTGCTCGAATCCGAGTTGCGCGACGGAATTACCCACCCGTCTCAGGCCGATATCGAGGCCGAAATCTACGATCTGGGTCTGGGAGCGTTCTACCAGCGCTATCGCAAGAAAGAGGATCGCTAA
- the csrA gene encoding carbon storage regulator CsrA, with protein sequence MLVLSRKKNESIIINDHIVVTVVEIRGDKVRLGIEAPKDISVHRREVYDAIHNQVESNSTAARLYEDD encoded by the coding sequence ATGCTGGTCCTTTCCCGGAAAAAGAACGAGAGCATCATTATCAACGACCACATCGTTGTCACCGTGGTCGAAATCCGAGGCGACAAGGTCCGTCTGGGTATCGAAGCGCCCAAGGACATCTCGGTTCATCGCCGCGAAGTCTATGATGCCATCCACAATCAGGTCGAATCGAACTCGACGGCCGCGCGGCTCTACGAAGATGATTGA
- a CDS encoding DJ-1/PfpI family protein, whose protein sequence is MKTILILTGDAGESQEIYYAKYRLEEEGWRVQIAAPERRTFLSVVHDFEPGFDTYTEKPGYRVSADLGVEECDPSGFDGLVLPGGRAPEYLRNRPKAVAIVKHFLDTGKPIAANCHGPLLLFAAGYGNDETMTCYPDLAPEVRSAGGTFVDRDVVVSGPVVTVRGWPDNGPWMREFVRMLKER, encoded by the coding sequence ATGAAAACGATCCTGATCCTGACTGGTGACGCCGGCGAATCTCAGGAAATTTACTACGCCAAGTACCGGCTTGAAGAGGAGGGATGGCGGGTCCAGATTGCCGCTCCCGAGCGACGGACGTTCCTCTCGGTCGTCCATGACTTCGAACCGGGATTCGATACCTACACGGAGAAACCGGGCTATCGGGTGTCGGCCGACCTTGGCGTGGAGGAATGCGACCCGAGCGGGTTTGATGGACTGGTCCTTCCCGGGGGCCGAGCGCCTGAGTATCTTCGGAACCGGCCGAAGGCGGTGGCGATCGTGAAGCACTTCCTTGACACCGGTAAGCCGATTGCGGCCAACTGTCACGGGCCGTTGTTGCTCTTCGCGGCTGGCTATGGAAACGATGAAACGATGACGTGTTATCCCGACCTGGCTCCCGAGGTCCGGAGCGCGGGCGGGACCTTTGTGGACCGAGACGTCGTCGTGTCGGGACCGGTGGTCACTGTTCGAGGCTGGCCCGACAATGGACCGTGGATGCGCGAATTTGTCCGGATGCTCAAAGAGCGCTGA
- a CDS encoding dicarboxylate/amino acid:cation symporter, which translates to MTADPPAPRPRLSFVARILLAMVAGAVIGQVANWAIGPQATLAERWTAAMPEDIGPKVFDAWLAIGRFTVTLGYLGSLVVDLIKGLAGPLLFFAVIDAFLRTRIRARNAGLMLLISGINAAIAVVIGLTISNTIEPGRYLNQEIEAPVAAMDGQGAEAGVEGEPADLARFDAGRRPIDFVRDLLGFVPTNPVQPFLESSILSIIILALLGGAALRKVKDEQIAEGRADYRVIETGVAVVFRAIEVALAWVIALVPLAVFGVVAKTVAEQGFEPFLGLIVYVGVAMLGLAIQVGVVYQLWIVLVARMPLRTFWKYAKEPVAYAMGASSSLATLPVTLKNLERMGISPTAARLSACVGTNLNNDGILLYEAMAVLFVAQAYGIDLSITQQLIVAFSCVVAGIGIAGVPEAGLISLALVLSTVGLPLEQLPLLLTVDWVLSRCRAMTNVTADFLVAVLLDRLGVQAEEAEDLGESMAPHDPEMIAGPLFIASDEEQPRDS; encoded by the coding sequence ATGACCGCTGACCCTCCTGCTCCTCGTCCCCGCCTTTCCTTCGTCGCTCGAATTCTGCTGGCGATGGTCGCCGGCGCAGTGATTGGGCAGGTTGCCAACTGGGCAATCGGGCCTCAGGCGACGCTGGCCGAACGATGGACGGCGGCGATGCCGGAGGACATCGGTCCGAAGGTGTTCGATGCCTGGCTTGCTATCGGGCGGTTCACGGTGACGCTGGGCTACCTTGGGAGTCTGGTGGTCGATCTCATCAAAGGGCTGGCCGGACCGCTCCTGTTTTTTGCGGTGATTGACGCGTTTCTGCGGACTCGAATCCGGGCAAGGAACGCGGGATTGATGCTCTTGATCTCGGGGATCAATGCGGCGATCGCCGTGGTGATTGGTCTGACGATCTCGAACACGATCGAGCCAGGACGGTATTTGAATCAGGAGATCGAAGCTCCCGTCGCGGCGATGGACGGGCAGGGGGCTGAGGCCGGGGTTGAAGGCGAGCCGGCAGATCTCGCTCGGTTCGACGCGGGACGGAGGCCGATCGACTTTGTCAGGGACTTGCTCGGCTTTGTTCCGACGAACCCGGTGCAGCCTTTTTTGGAAAGCTCGATTTTGTCGATCATCATTCTGGCCTTGCTCGGCGGGGCGGCGCTGAGAAAAGTCAAGGATGAGCAAATCGCCGAGGGTCGGGCGGACTATCGGGTGATCGAGACGGGCGTGGCGGTGGTCTTTCGAGCGATCGAGGTGGCGCTGGCGTGGGTCATTGCGCTCGTGCCGCTGGCGGTCTTCGGCGTGGTGGCGAAGACGGTGGCCGAGCAAGGGTTCGAGCCGTTCCTGGGGCTGATCGTGTATGTGGGGGTGGCGATGCTCGGCCTGGCGATCCAGGTGGGGGTCGTTTATCAGCTCTGGATCGTGCTGGTTGCTCGGATGCCCTTACGGACGTTCTGGAAATATGCCAAGGAGCCGGTCGCCTATGCAATGGGGGCCAGTAGCAGCCTGGCAACCTTGCCGGTGACGCTCAAGAACCTGGAGCGGATGGGGATTTCTCCAACTGCTGCGCGGCTCTCGGCGTGCGTGGGAACGAACCTGAATAACGATGGGATCTTGTTGTACGAGGCGATGGCGGTGCTGTTCGTCGCCCAGGCGTATGGGATCGACCTGTCGATCACGCAGCAGTTGATCGTCGCCTTCTCGTGCGTGGTGGCGGGCATTGGGATTGCGGGAGTTCCGGAAGCAGGCCTGATCTCACTCGCCCTGGTGCTGAGCACGGTCGGATTGCCGCTGGAGCAGCTCCCGCTGTTGCTGACGGTTGACTGGGTACTGTCGAGGTGCCGCGCCATGACGAACGTGACGGCCGATTTCCTGGTCGCGGTGTTGCTCGATCGGTTGGGAGTGCAAGCGGAGGAGGCTGAGGACCTAGGGGAATCAATGGCGCCGCACGATCCAGAAATGATCGCGGGGCCGCTCTTCATCGCATCTGACGAAGAACAGCCCCGAGATTCGTAG
- a CDS encoding histone deacetylase family protein, whose product MAMVRFFSDPRMLEHVPPVGHPEAPERLSILLRHLERTTVRAACASGTVREATDEELLRIHDAAYLETLSRMASEGGGRIEADTWLGKGSITAARLAAGAAIEAVSAVVAGPQRVAFCAVRPPGHHARPAHAMGFCLYGTVSAAAAHAVEVLGMSRVLVIDWDVHHGNGTQEIFYEDGRVGFLSLHRHPFYPGTGMKDETGSGRGLGWIKNLPTPYGTPRRAIVDQFTAALEELADKTRPELVLISAGFDAHANDPVGDLGLEIEDFEIMTQAVEQVADTHAGGRLVSVLEGGYDPVTLAQCVEAHLRVLGAETP is encoded by the coding sequence ATGGCGATGGTCCGCTTCTTCAGCGACCCCCGGATGCTTGAACATGTTCCGCCTGTCGGCCACCCGGAGGCTCCGGAACGCCTTTCCATTCTTCTCAGACATCTGGAGCGAACGACCGTGCGGGCGGCCTGCGCCTCGGGGACGGTCCGGGAGGCAACCGACGAGGAACTGCTCCGGATCCACGATGCGGCCTACCTGGAAACGCTCTCCCGAATGGCGTCGGAAGGCGGCGGTCGAATCGAGGCCGATACGTGGCTCGGCAAAGGGTCGATCACGGCGGCTCGCCTGGCGGCCGGCGCGGCGATCGAGGCCGTCTCGGCCGTGGTCGCTGGGCCGCAACGGGTGGCCTTTTGCGCGGTCCGGCCTCCAGGACATCACGCCCGGCCGGCTCACGCGATGGGGTTCTGCCTGTATGGCACCGTCTCGGCCGCGGCGGCGCATGCGGTCGAGGTGCTCGGAATGTCTCGCGTACTGGTGATCGACTGGGACGTGCATCACGGCAACGGAACCCAGGAGATCTTCTACGAGGATGGCCGGGTGGGTTTCCTGTCCTTGCATCGGCATCCGTTTTACCCCGGCACCGGCATGAAGGATGAGACCGGCAGCGGCCGAGGGCTTGGCTGGATCAAGAATCTGCCGACCCCTTACGGAACGCCTCGCAGGGCGATCGTCGATCAATTCACCGCGGCGCTCGAGGAACTGGCCGACAAGACCCGGCCGGAGCTGGTGCTCATCAGTGCAGGATTCGACGCCCATGCGAACGATCCGGTTGGGGATCTCGGGCTGGAAATTGAGGACTTCGAGATCATGACCCAGGCAGTCGAGCAGGTAGCAGACACCCACGCCGGTGGTCGACTGGTGAGTGTGCTCGAAGGTGGTTACGATCCCGTGACGCTTGCCCAGTGTGTCGAGGCACATTTGCGAGTCCTGGGAGCCGAAACGCCCTGA
- a CDS encoding ArnT family glycosyltransferase produces MPRRLGRETVWVIAMTMLGAGVRLKGLSTLGLDHFDEGIYAQAASWVFAEGGLRALDPALIPYAPPGFPFLVGLFYQGVGLSAAAVILVSILAGVLTIPVLAWLSRRTFGQGAGAATAALVALSGPHVVFSRTGLTDATSLLVWSLAMLAGARFLDRPGIGRAIGLGLFVGLAQLVKYNGGMTGLIVALTVLAAAIRPGAGRLALPKTLGFGLIGAVVSLLVYLPWFLFVERTTGYAGLLAHHRSYVDGVAGWWPNWQQQMAQTTALIGLTRTGTSWLAISIALAWIGAAIGQGRSVRSWKRFRHLGPLLALILALVSLASPPNLTFWVALAWAPVLVCLDDRPSARLMATWFLVMAVSTPLYHPYARLWLPTLAASWMLGGGLIAAVLCWLRGVRDEPATTPIRRSLRSLRHVVVVALVGVLLAELGPWLLPDRVRWFPDPLSRSDGSRRAAEFLRGELPEASLGASTPPIFLYARPTVRYAYVLAGGTRPTRVLEDLESLRTASATPGTFALVDAAMGVTMTPELALELQEAGWERVSDLQTTIAIAPLLDVRPGSVYDPDERFLGIEPAADPGKVAAEKSQEAGVCSFWIFTRR; encoded by the coding sequence ATGCCGCGACGCCTTGGCCGGGAAACGGTCTGGGTGATCGCCATGACCATGCTCGGCGCCGGCGTGCGGCTCAAGGGGCTGAGCACGCTCGGGCTCGACCACTTCGACGAGGGAATCTACGCCCAGGCCGCCTCCTGGGTCTTCGCCGAAGGAGGGCTCCGCGCGCTCGATCCGGCCCTGATCCCATACGCGCCTCCTGGGTTTCCGTTCCTGGTCGGTCTGTTCTATCAAGGCGTCGGGCTCTCAGCCGCGGCGGTCATTCTCGTCTCGATCCTCGCCGGGGTGCTGACCATCCCCGTCCTGGCCTGGCTCTCCCGTCGCACGTTCGGGCAGGGGGCCGGAGCCGCGACGGCCGCGCTGGTCGCCCTCTCCGGGCCGCACGTGGTCTTTTCACGGACCGGCCTGACCGACGCGACCTCCCTGCTCGTTTGGTCCCTCGCGATGCTCGCCGGGGCCCGGTTTCTCGATCGGCCGGGCATCGGTCGGGCGATCGGTCTCGGGCTCTTCGTCGGCCTGGCTCAACTGGTCAAGTACAACGGCGGGATGACTGGCCTGATCGTCGCCCTGACGGTCCTGGCCGCCGCGATCCGCCCTGGAGCCGGGCGACTCGCCTTGCCGAAGACGCTCGGGTTCGGGCTGATCGGCGCCGTGGTGTCGCTCCTGGTCTACCTGCCGTGGTTCCTCTTCGTCGAGCGCACGACAGGCTACGCGGGTCTGCTCGCTCATCACCGAAGCTACGTCGACGGCGTTGCCGGCTGGTGGCCCAACTGGCAGCAGCAGATGGCTCAGACCACCGCGCTCATCGGCTTGACGCGAACCGGGACCTCCTGGCTCGCGATCTCGATCGCTCTGGCCTGGATCGGCGCGGCGATCGGGCAGGGGAGGTCTGTCCGATCCTGGAAGCGTTTCCGGCATCTCGGCCCGTTGCTGGCCTTGATCCTGGCGCTGGTCTCGCTAGCCAGCCCGCCGAATCTGACCTTCTGGGTGGCTCTCGCGTGGGCGCCAGTCCTTGTGTGCCTCGACGATCGTCCCTCAGCGCGGCTCATGGCCACCTGGTTCCTGGTGATGGCCGTTTCGACTCCGTTGTACCATCCCTATGCCCGGCTCTGGTTGCCGACGTTGGCGGCCTCCTGGATGCTCGGAGGCGGTTTGATCGCGGCCGTCCTCTGCTGGTTGCGAGGCGTCCGGGACGAACCGGCAACGACCCCAATCCGACGCTCCTTGCGGTCGTTGCGGCATGTGGTCGTGGTCGCGTTGGTCGGCGTGCTGCTCGCCGAGCTTGGTCCCTGGCTCTTGCCCGATCGCGTCCGATGGTTTCCGGACCCGCTCTCTCGGAGCGACGGTAGCCGACGCGCTGCCGAGTTCCTTCGAGGCGAACTCCCCGAAGCTTCCCTTGGCGCCTCGACCCCTCCGATCTTCCTCTACGCCCGGCCCACGGTGCGCTATGCCTACGTCCTGGCAGGGGGCACCCGCCCGACTCGAGTTCTTGAAGATCTGGAATCGCTCCGAACCGCCTCGGCCACTCCAGGAACCTTCGCCCTCGTCGATGCCGCGATGGGCGTGACGATGACCCCCGAGCTGGCTCTCGAACTCCAGGAAGCCGGTTGGGAACGCGTGTCTGACCTGCAAACGACCATCGCCATCGCCCCCTTACTCGATGTCAGGCCCGGCTCTGTCTACGACCCTGACGAGCGATTCCTCGGAATCGAGCCCGCGGCCGATCCCGGCAAGGTGGCGGCCGAGAAGAGTCAGGAGGCGGGTGTCTGTTCCTTCTGGATCTTCACTCGGCGCTGA
- a CDS encoding nicotinate phosphoribosyltransferase: MPSTPPISLWPDPDALGPLTDLYELTMMAGYAAEGMAETPVTFELFVRKLPANRSYLVFAGLEQAIDGLRRMRFSDEQIAWLQSHPTFRHIHPSWFDRLRSLRFTGDIWAVPEGSVVFPNEPLVRVDAPLEQAQWIETFLINACAYPTMVASKATRIIHAARERSIVEFGARRGHGPMTPFLAARSAYLAGFSSTSHVEAARRLGIPAVGTMAHSWVQSFEDEHTAFEAFSRHFGAESTLLVDTYDTLEGVRRAASIEPPVAAVRLDSGDLLELSRGARAILDDHSRAETRIFASGDLDEGKIDQLVRAGAPIDAFGVGTELITSRDAPSLAMVYKIVAFAGEGRLKLSTDKVSIPLGKQVFRSRDGQGRFSGDCVTRFDESADGEPLLIPLLRGGELVQPLPGLDTIRSRCADQIASLPDALLSLDAQNDYPVSFSRSLTSEADRIAHRLRPGPAASTD, from the coding sequence ATGCCCAGCACACCACCCATCTCACTTTGGCCCGACCCCGACGCCCTCGGCCCGCTGACGGACCTCTACGAATTGACCATGATGGCCGGTTACGCCGCCGAGGGCATGGCCGAAACGCCCGTCACCTTCGAGCTCTTCGTCCGCAAACTGCCGGCGAACCGATCGTACCTCGTCTTCGCCGGTCTGGAGCAGGCAATCGACGGTTTGCGTCGGATGCGCTTTTCCGACGAGCAAATCGCCTGGCTCCAGTCGCACCCGACCTTCCGACACATTCACCCGTCCTGGTTCGACCGCCTCCGGTCGCTCCGCTTCACCGGAGACATCTGGGCCGTGCCCGAAGGTTCCGTCGTCTTCCCGAATGAGCCCCTCGTGCGGGTCGATGCTCCCCTGGAACAGGCCCAGTGGATCGAGACGTTCCTGATCAACGCCTGCGCCTATCCGACGATGGTCGCCTCGAAGGCCACCCGGATCATCCACGCCGCGCGGGAACGCTCGATCGTCGAGTTCGGGGCCCGTCGTGGACACGGGCCGATGACCCCGTTTCTGGCGGCCCGATCGGCCTACCTCGCCGGGTTCTCCAGCACGAGCCACGTCGAGGCCGCTCGACGACTCGGCATCCCCGCCGTCGGCACGATGGCCCACTCCTGGGTTCAGTCGTTCGAAGACGAGCATACCGCATTCGAGGCCTTCAGCCGCCACTTCGGAGCGGAATCGACCTTACTCGTCGATACGTACGACACCCTCGAAGGGGTCCGACGCGCCGCGTCGATTGAGCCCCCTGTGGCCGCCGTTCGACTCGACAGCGGCGATCTCCTCGAACTCTCCCGAGGGGCCCGAGCAATCCTGGACGATCACAGCCGCGCCGAGACTCGCATCTTCGCCAGTGGCGACCTCGACGAGGGGAAGATCGATCAGCTCGTCCGAGCCGGAGCCCCAATCGATGCCTTCGGGGTCGGCACTGAACTGATCACCAGCCGAGACGCTCCCTCGCTGGCGATGGTCTACAAGATCGTCGCTTTTGCGGGCGAGGGACGCTTGAAGCTCAGTACCGACAAGGTCAGCATCCCGCTCGGCAAGCAGGTCTTCCGATCGCGAGACGGGCAGGGGAGGTTCTCCGGCGATTGCGTGACCCGCTTCGACGAGTCCGCCGACGGTGAACCACTCCTGATTCCATTACTCCGCGGCGGCGAACTGGTCCAACCGCTTCCCGGACTCGACACCATTCGCTCCCGATGCGCCGATCAGATTGCCTCGCTTCCTGATGCCCTCCTCAGCCTCGATGCCCAGAATGACTACCCCGTCTCATTCAGCCGTTCGCTGACCAGCGAGGCCGACCGCATCGCCCATCGCCTTCGTCCCGGACCGGCGGCCTCGACCGATTAA
- a CDS encoding ParA family protein yields the protein MAKIISVANQKGGVGKTTTAINLAAGLAKAGKSALVIDVDPQCNATSGLGVEPAKRHPLLAGKPLAESVSPTSQERLYVLPGSQSLADADALSASNRQRASALRQQLGSELSTYDYVLIDCPPSLGQLTRASLGASAEVYIPIQCEYFAMEGLSQIIELARQTKARDNRRLEIGGIVLTMYDPELELANEVANEVRGFFDDAVFDTMIPRDVFVSEAPSHGLSVIDYAPRARGARAYMELTLEVIDRDQG from the coding sequence GTGGCCAAGATCATCAGCGTGGCCAACCAGAAGGGGGGCGTTGGCAAGACCACCACCGCCATCAACCTGGCCGCCGGCCTGGCCAAGGCAGGCAAGTCGGCGCTCGTGATCGACGTCGACCCCCAGTGCAACGCCACCAGCGGCCTGGGAGTCGAACCGGCCAAGCGGCACCCGCTGCTCGCCGGCAAGCCCCTGGCCGAATCGGTCTCACCCACTTCCCAGGAACGTCTCTACGTCCTGCCCGGCTCCCAGAGCCTCGCCGATGCCGACGCCCTCTCGGCCTCGAACCGCCAGCGTGCCTCGGCCCTTCGTCAGCAACTCGGCTCAGAACTTTCAACGTATGACTATGTGCTGATTGATTGCCCGCCGTCACTCGGTCAGCTCACCCGGGCCTCGCTCGGGGCGTCGGCCGAGGTCTACATTCCGATTCAGTGCGAATACTTCGCCATGGAGGGTCTTTCCCAGATCATCGAGCTGGCCCGGCAGACCAAGGCGCGCGACAACCGCCGCCTGGAAATCGGCGGCATCGTCCTGACGATGTACGATCCCGAGCTGGAGCTGGCCAACGAGGTTGCCAACGAGGTCCGCGGGTTCTTCGATGACGCCGTCTTCGACACCATGATCCCGCGTGACGTGTTCGTCAGCGAGGCGCCAAGCCACGGCTTGAGCGTCATCGATTACGCGCCTCGGGCCAGGGGGGCTCGGGCTTACATGGAGCTGACATTGGAGGTCATCGATCGTGACCAAGGGTAA
- a CDS encoding ParB/RepB/Spo0J family partition protein, which translates to MTKGKRLGRGLTALLGTEEGGFEPGSLEAAELTHLAVDQIDPNPFQPRRIFDADEIAALADSLRQHGMLQPILVRTAGDRFQVIAGERRLRAAVEAHLAEVPARVLELDDQRVNELAIVENLQRKDLNAIEKAQAFRRYLDSYGGTQEELAGRLGIDRSTLSNLLRLLDLPEELQHAVVSDQISPGHARALLAIENPEEQAAACRRVIDEKLSVRQTEALVKTGEPTPSRTRVRVDQAHASTRPPHVSELEEHLRTRFETHVLIKVKGEDRGQIVIDYANRDQFERITGMIRGAEWSPEPVTVGHEDHHHNGHHQHHEEWSG; encoded by the coding sequence GTGACCAAGGGTAAGCGACTCGGGCGCGGACTGACCGCGCTGCTCGGCACCGAAGAAGGCGGCTTCGAGCCCGGCTCGCTGGAAGCAGCCGAGCTGACCCACCTGGCGGTCGACCAGATCGACCCGAACCCGTTCCAGCCGCGTCGGATCTTCGACGCTGACGAGATTGCCGCGCTGGCCGACTCCCTCCGCCAGCACGGCATGCTTCAGCCGATTCTCGTCCGGACCGCCGGCGATCGCTTTCAGGTGATTGCCGGAGAGCGTCGGCTTCGAGCCGCCGTCGAGGCCCACCTGGCCGAAGTCCCCGCCCGCGTCCTGGAGCTGGACGACCAGCGGGTCAACGAGCTGGCGATCGTTGAGAACCTTCAACGAAAGGATCTCAACGCCATCGAGAAGGCCCAGGCCTTCCGCCGCTACCTCGACTCTTACGGCGGAACCCAGGAGGAGCTGGCCGGTCGGCTCGGCATCGACCGCTCGACCCTTTCGAACCTCCTCCGCCTGCTCGACTTGCCCGAGGAGCTTCAACACGCTGTTGTCAGCGACCAGATCAGCCCCGGCCACGCTCGGGCCTTGCTCGCCATCGAGAACCCCGAGGAACAGGCCGCCGCCTGCCGCCGGGTGATCGACGAGAAGCTCTCCGTTCGCCAGACCGAAGCCCTGGTCAAGACCGGCGAGCCGACCCCATCCCGAACCCGGGTACGGGTCGATCAGGCTCATGCCAGCACCCGTCCCCCCCATGTTTCGGAGTTGGAGGAGCACCTCCGGACCCGCTTCGAAACCCACGTCCTGATCAAGGTCAAGGGCGAAGACCGCGGCCAGATCGTCATCGACTACGCCAACCGAGACCAGTTCGAGCGGATCACGGGGATGATCCGGGGGGCAGAGTGGTCGCCCGAGCCGGTCACCGTCGGGCACGAGGACCATCACCACAACGGGCATCACCAGCATCACGAGGAATGGTCCGGCTGA
- a CDS encoding sensor histidine kinase codes for MSTAAQLDGLAGALLRCVEEPERIPIIQVLLDRYSHRLRNRLNSMKLSLYLARRLSGNPSGPEWVRADSAYRSMEAMIEQVQLFCNPLQPSPAEGDLNHWIEQRVPDWHRLLAERSLRLETSGPGATLPSRFDWNRLAQGLDALISFWSSQGPPEGTIRLSWQRLPGQFHIRFESESSLIRTQGDAENLALPVLARVLRAHQGRLDIAPDASAIELTWPAD; via the coding sequence ATGAGCACAGCGGCGCAGCTCGATGGACTCGCCGGGGCATTGCTTCGTTGTGTCGAGGAACCGGAGCGGATTCCCATCATCCAGGTCTTGCTGGATCGCTACAGCCACCGGCTCCGCAACCGCTTGAATAGCATGAAGCTGAGCCTCTACCTGGCTCGAAGGCTCTCCGGAAACCCCTCCGGTCCTGAGTGGGTCCGCGCCGACTCGGCCTATCGCTCCATGGAAGCGATGATCGAACAGGTGCAACTCTTCTGCAATCCGCTCCAACCCTCCCCGGCCGAGGGCGATCTGAATCACTGGATCGAGCAGCGCGTGCCCGACTGGCATCGACTGCTGGCCGAGCGTTCCCTCAGGCTGGAAACCAGTGGACCCGGAGCAACGCTTCCTTCCCGCTTCGATTGGAATCGACTGGCCCAGGGACTCGACGCCTTGATCAGCTTCTGGTCCTCTCAGGGACCTCCTGAGGGAACGATCCGTCTGAGCTGGCAACGTCTCCCCGGTCAGTTCCACATTCGCTTCGAAAGTGAATCGTCGCTGATTCGGACTCAGGGAGACGCAGAGAATCTCGCGCTTCCCGTCCTCGCTCGTGTCCTTCGCGCCCATCAGGGTCGACTCGACATCGCGCCCGATGCCTCTGCCATCGAACTGACCTGGCCGGCGGATTGA